Proteins encoded within one genomic window of Amycolatopsis sp. 2-15:
- the nuoK gene encoding NADH-quinone oxidoreductase subunit NuoK translates to MTPSYYLLLSALLFSIGAVGVLVRRNAIVVFMCIELMLNAVNLTLVTFARINGGLDGQVMAFFVMVVAAAEVVVGLAIIMSIFRTRRSASVDDTNLLKY, encoded by the coding sequence GTGACCCCGAGCTACTACCTGCTGCTGTCGGCGTTGCTGTTTTCCATCGGCGCCGTGGGCGTCCTGGTCCGCCGCAACGCGATCGTCGTGTTCATGTGCATCGAACTGATGCTGAACGCGGTGAACCTGACCCTGGTCACGTTCGCCCGCATCAACGGCGGGCTCGACGGCCAGGTGATGGCGTTCTTCGTGATGGTCGTGGCCGCCGCCGAAGTCGTGGTCGGCCTGGCGATCATCATGTCGATCTTCCGCACCCGGCGCTCGGCCTCGGTCGACGACACCAACCTGCTGAAGTACTGA
- the nuoL gene encoding NADH-quinone oxidoreductase subunit L — protein MTASSWLLVALPALGALILLLAGKRAKAWGHLLGTATVALAFVYAVILFFSTAGNATENVNLYSWIPAGQLQVDFGLRIDALSLTFVLLITGVGMLIHFYSIGYMADDEGRYRFFAYLNLFVASMLILVLGNSFVTLYLGWEGVGLASYLLIGWYQNRPSAATAAKKAFLMNRVGDVGLALAIFLMFKYTGSTGYTQVFEGLTNGQIPPGAITAIAILLLLGACGKSGQFPLQAWLPDAMEGPTPVSALIHAATMVTAGVYLVARSNVIFSATPDGRLVVTLVGAVTLLIGCIVGCAYDDIKKVLAYSTVSQIGYMMLAVGLGPGIYALGIMHLVAHGFFKAGLFLGAGSVMHGMNDEVDMRKFGGLAKKMPITFVTFGLGYLALIGFPFLAGYYTKDAIIEAAFGQEGWRGWVFGLAGIIGAGLTAFYMTRLMMMTFFGKSRWKEIKSTDGRDFHPHESKPIMWIPMAILAIGSVGSGAFFAIGDRFENWLAPTVGAYHEAEHAPISAAAIPWLTLALALIGALLAVWIFRPGRDIPVERPQRVSWVVRAARNDLYGNALNETLVARPGTWLARALVYVDNRGVDGAVNGLAAALGGGSGRLRRLQTGFVRSYALSMLGGTFLLLAALLLVRFS, from the coding sequence GTGACCGCATCATCGTGGCTGCTGGTGGCCCTTCCGGCCCTCGGAGCCCTGATCCTCCTGCTCGCCGGGAAACGGGCGAAGGCCTGGGGGCACCTGCTCGGCACCGCCACCGTCGCCCTGGCGTTTGTCTACGCAGTGATCCTGTTCTTCTCGACGGCGGGCAACGCGACCGAGAACGTCAACCTGTACTCGTGGATCCCGGCGGGTCAGCTCCAGGTGGACTTCGGGCTGCGCATCGACGCGCTGTCGCTGACGTTCGTCCTGCTGATCACCGGCGTCGGCATGCTGATCCACTTCTACTCGATCGGCTACATGGCCGACGACGAGGGCCGGTATCGATTCTTTGCGTACCTGAACTTGTTCGTCGCCTCGATGCTGATCCTGGTGCTGGGCAACAGCTTCGTGACGCTGTACCTCGGCTGGGAAGGCGTGGGTCTCGCGTCGTACCTGCTCATCGGCTGGTACCAGAACCGCCCGTCCGCGGCCACGGCCGCGAAGAAGGCGTTCCTGATGAACCGCGTCGGTGACGTCGGGCTCGCGCTGGCGATCTTCCTGATGTTCAAGTACACCGGCTCGACCGGGTACACCCAGGTCTTCGAGGGCCTGACCAACGGCCAGATCCCGCCGGGCGCGATCACCGCGATCGCGATCCTGCTGCTGCTGGGCGCTTGCGGTAAGTCGGGCCAGTTCCCGCTGCAGGCCTGGCTGCCCGACGCGATGGAGGGCCCGACCCCGGTCTCGGCCCTCATCCACGCGGCAACCATGGTCACCGCGGGCGTCTACCTGGTCGCTCGCTCCAACGTGATCTTCTCCGCGACGCCGGACGGCCGGCTGGTCGTCACGCTCGTCGGCGCGGTCACGCTGCTGATCGGGTGCATCGTCGGTTGCGCTTACGACGACATCAAGAAGGTGCTCGCGTACTCCACCGTCAGCCAGATCGGCTACATGATGCTGGCGGTCGGCCTCGGCCCGGGCATCTACGCGCTGGGCATCATGCACCTCGTGGCCCACGGCTTCTTCAAGGCCGGGCTCTTCCTCGGGGCCGGGTCGGTCATGCACGGCATGAACGACGAGGTCGACATGCGCAAGTTCGGCGGCCTGGCCAAGAAGATGCCGATCACGTTCGTCACCTTCGGCCTCGGTTACCTCGCGCTGATCGGCTTCCCGTTCCTCGCGGGCTACTACACGAAGGACGCGATCATCGAGGCGGCGTTCGGCCAGGAGGGCTGGCGCGGCTGGGTGTTCGGTCTCGCCGGCATCATCGGCGCCGGGCTCACCGCGTTCTACATGACGCGCCTGATGATGATGACCTTCTTCGGCAAGTCGCGCTGGAAGGAGATCAAGAGCACCGACGGGCGCGACTTCCACCCGCACGAGTCCAAGCCGATCATGTGGATCCCCATGGCGATCCTGGCGATCGGGTCGGTGGGCTCCGGTGCGTTCTTCGCGATCGGCGACCGGTTCGAAAACTGGCTGGCCCCGACCGTCGGCGCGTACCACGAAGCCGAGCACGCCCCGATCTCCGCCGCCGCGATCCCGTGGCTGACCCTCGCGCTCGCCCTGATCGGCGCGCTGCTCGCGGTCTGGATCTTCCGGCCCGGCCGGGACATCCCGGTCGAGCGCCCGCAGCGCGTCTCCTGGGTCGTCCGGGCGGCTCGCAACGACCTGTACGGCAACGCGCTCAACGAGACGCTGGTCGCCCGCCCGGGCACCTGGCTCGCGCGGGCGCTGGTGTACGTCGACAACCGCGGGGTCGACGGGGCGGTCAACGGCCTCGCCGCGGCCCTCGGCGGCGGGTCCGGCCGGCTCAGGCGCCTGCAGACCGGTTTCGTCCGGTCGTACGCGCTGTCCATGCTCGGCGGCACGTTCCTGCTTCTGGCGGCCCTTCTGCTGGTGAGGTTCTCCTGA
- a CDS encoding NADH-quinone oxidoreductase subunit J → MITALLAQAPPPASTSVSVGEAIAFWILGPLSLLGALGMIFSRNAVHSALWLVLTMLSLGALYMTQSAPFLGFTQIIVYTGAIMMLFLFVLMLVGRESSDSVVEVLRGQRFMATVLGIGLAALIAAGVFRSVANVTPAPALDPYAANGGGAGGLGRIIFTQYLFPFELTSALLITAALGAMVLAFTDRHKKGGKLPQRELVKLRFRGEHDRPSPLPGPGVFATANSVAVPALLPDGSIAPESLSAIIESTSALQLMRERKLIADEGPKPDAHALVGGDSVAAGTDEEGEGK, encoded by the coding sequence ATGATCACGGCCCTTCTGGCGCAGGCGCCGCCCCCCGCTTCGACTTCGGTGTCGGTGGGCGAGGCGATCGCGTTCTGGATCCTCGGCCCGCTCTCGCTGCTCGGCGCGCTCGGGATGATCTTCTCGCGCAACGCCGTGCACTCGGCGCTGTGGCTGGTGCTCACGATGCTGAGCCTGGGCGCGCTGTACATGACGCAGTCGGCGCCGTTCCTCGGGTTCACGCAGATCATCGTCTACACCGGCGCGATCATGATGTTGTTCCTGTTCGTGCTGATGCTGGTCGGCCGCGAGAGCTCCGACTCCGTGGTGGAGGTCCTTCGCGGACAGCGGTTCATGGCCACGGTCCTCGGCATCGGGCTCGCCGCGCTGATCGCCGCCGGTGTGTTCCGCTCGGTGGCGAACGTGACCCCGGCCCCGGCGCTGGATCCGTACGCCGCCAACGGCGGTGGCGCGGGCGGCCTCGGGCGGATCATCTTCACGCAGTACCTCTTCCCGTTCGAGCTCACGTCGGCGCTGCTCATCACCGCCGCGCTCGGCGCGATGGTGCTGGCGTTCACCGACCGCCACAAGAAGGGCGGCAAGCTCCCGCAGCGCGAGCTCGTGAAGCTGCGCTTCCGCGGCGAGCACGACCGCCCGTCGCCGCTGCCCGGCCCGGGTGTGTTCGCCACCGCCAACTCCGTGGCCGTGCCGGCCCTGCTGCCCGACGGCTCGATCGCGCCGGAGTCGCTCTCGGCGATCATCGAGTCCACCTCGGCACTGCAGCTCATGCGCGAGCGCAAGCTCATCGCCGACGAGGGCCCCAAGCCCGACGCCCACGCGCTGGTCGGTGGCGACAGCGTTGCCGCGGGCACCGACGAAGAAGGGGAAGGAAAGTGA
- the nuoH gene encoding NADH-quinone oxidoreductase subunit NuoH: MPFLAQMPDAAERARLLADDPWWLVLFKAVIILLIGPILTIFLIVWERKAVGRMQNRPGPNRVGPNGYLQSLADAIKLPFKEQIIPDTADRKVYFLAPVLAAVPALIALSAIPFGPVVSIFGQTTTLQLMDLPVGVLVILACSSIGVYGIVLAGWSSGSPYPLLGGLRSAAQVISYEIAMGLSIVAVILYSGSLQTSEIVAQQAHGWYFYMLIPSFVIYLISMVGETNRAPFDLPEAESELVGGFHTEYSSMKFAMFFLAEYVNMVIVSAFCTTLFLGGWRFPFVGDDSPLNQNWWPMLWFFAKLFVLLFCFIWLRGTLPRLRYDQFMRLGWKVLVPINLVWILVVVAIKTIQWSWPQILVGVGIVLVVLVLISLAVPNKKLPEGDYVDLTGGGFPVPPLDLKVPESTPRQKALAKAEARAARRKPAAVGTAAQEGAEDGGN; encoded by the coding sequence ATGCCGTTCCTGGCGCAGATGCCGGATGCCGCCGAGCGGGCCCGCCTGCTCGCGGACGACCCGTGGTGGCTGGTCCTGTTCAAGGCGGTCATCATCCTGCTGATCGGCCCGATCCTCACGATCTTCCTGATCGTGTGGGAGCGCAAGGCGGTCGGCCGGATGCAGAACCGCCCCGGCCCGAACCGGGTCGGTCCCAATGGATATCTGCAGTCGCTGGCCGACGCGATCAAGCTCCCGTTCAAGGAGCAGATCATCCCGGACACCGCCGACCGCAAGGTGTACTTCCTCGCGCCGGTGCTCGCCGCCGTTCCCGCACTGATCGCCCTGTCGGCCATTCCGTTCGGCCCGGTGGTGTCGATCTTCGGCCAGACGACCACGTTGCAGCTGATGGACCTGCCGGTGGGCGTGCTGGTGATCCTCGCGTGCTCGTCGATCGGCGTGTACGGCATCGTGCTCGCCGGCTGGTCCTCGGGCTCGCCGTACCCGCTGCTCGGCGGTCTGCGCTCGGCGGCCCAGGTGATCTCCTACGAGATCGCGATGGGCCTCTCGATCGTCGCGGTGATCCTCTACTCCGGTTCGCTGCAGACGTCGGAGATCGTGGCGCAGCAGGCCCACGGCTGGTACTTCTACATGCTGATCCCGAGCTTCGTGATCTATCTGATCTCGATGGTCGGTGAGACGAACCGCGCGCCGTTCGACCTCCCCGAGGCCGAGTCGGAACTGGTCGGCGGTTTCCACACCGAGTACAGCTCGATGAAGTTCGCGATGTTCTTCCTCGCCGAGTACGTGAACATGGTGATCGTCTCGGCGTTCTGCACCACGCTGTTCCTCGGCGGCTGGCGGTTCCCGTTCGTCGGCGACGATTCGCCGCTGAACCAGAACTGGTGGCCGATGCTCTGGTTCTTCGCGAAGCTGTTCGTGCTGCTGTTCTGCTTCATCTGGCTGCGCGGCACGCTGCCGCGGCTGCGTTACGACCAGTTCATGCGCCTGGGCTGGAAGGTCCTGGTGCCGATCAACCTGGTCTGGATCCTCGTGGTCGTCGCGATCAAGACCATCCAGTGGAGCTGGCCGCAGATCCTCGTCGGCGTCGGCATCGTGCTGGTGGTGCTCGTGCTGATCAGCCTGGCGGTGCCGAACAAGAAGCTGCCGGAAGGCGACTACGTCGACCTCACGGGTGGCGGGTTCCCCGTGCCCCCGCTGGACCTGAAGGTCCCCGAGAGCACTCCGCGCCAGAAGGCGCTGGCCAAGGCGGAGGCGAGGGCGGCCCGGCGCAAGCCGGCGGCCGTCGGCACCGCAGCACAGGAAGGGGCAGAAGATGGCGGCAACTGA
- the nuoN gene encoding NADH-quinone oxidoreductase subunit NuoN: MEPGLSQAPLTQVATPSVDYAAVLPLLIIFGVACVSVLVEAFAPKASRWYAQVFVTVIAILASGVSLIMYATRTAPKAGVTTFAGAISVDRPSLFLWGTLLLLGLGAVFLIADRKVEPGGAFVAQAAISPGTVQDRAQAVGTVTSQTEVFPLTLFALGGMMAFTAANDLLTMFIALEVLSLPLYLMCGLARRRRLISQESAVKYFLLGAFSSAFFLYGLALLYGYANSVKLADIANAAAGSDRSDTLLFAGLGLLVVGLLFKGSVGPFHTWTPDVYQGAPTPVTAFMAACTKVAAFGAILRVLSVAFSSTSWEWRGVLWAVAIISMVIGAILGLTQTDVKRMIAYSSIAHAGFLLVGAIAMTEDGLSSTLFYLLAYGFTTLAAFGVISLVRDASGEATHLSAWAGLAKRSPVLAGVFTFLLLALAGIPLTSGFVGKFVVFSAALSDGMAPLVVIALVFSAVAAFFYLRVIVLMYFSEPAADGPTVAIPGGFTTAAITLGVVVTLVLGLVPSFALSWASSGGFAS; the protein is encoded by the coding sequence ATTGAGCCTGGTCTCTCCCAGGCTCCGTTGACCCAGGTGGCGACACCTTCGGTCGACTACGCGGCCGTGCTGCCGTTGCTGATCATCTTCGGTGTGGCGTGTGTCAGCGTGCTGGTGGAGGCGTTCGCGCCGAAGGCCTCCCGCTGGTACGCGCAGGTCTTCGTGACCGTGATCGCGATCCTCGCGTCCGGAGTCTCGCTGATCATGTACGCCACCCGGACGGCACCGAAGGCGGGCGTGACCACGTTCGCCGGCGCGATCTCGGTGGACCGCCCGTCGCTGTTCCTGTGGGGCACGCTGCTCCTGCTGGGCCTCGGCGCGGTGTTCCTCATCGCCGATCGCAAGGTGGAGCCCGGCGGCGCGTTCGTGGCGCAGGCCGCGATCAGCCCCGGCACCGTGCAGGACCGGGCGCAGGCGGTCGGGACGGTGACGTCGCAGACCGAGGTCTTCCCGCTCACGCTCTTCGCGCTCGGCGGCATGATGGCCTTCACCGCGGCCAACGATCTGCTGACGATGTTCATCGCGCTCGAGGTGCTGAGCCTCCCGCTGTACCTCATGTGCGGCCTGGCGCGGCGGCGCCGGCTCATCTCGCAGGAGTCGGCGGTCAAGTACTTCCTGCTCGGTGCGTTCTCCTCGGCGTTTTTCCTCTACGGCCTCGCGCTGCTCTACGGCTACGCGAACTCCGTGAAGCTCGCTGACATCGCCAACGCGGCGGCCGGCTCGGACCGCTCCGACACGCTGCTGTTCGCGGGCCTCGGCCTGCTCGTGGTGGGGCTGCTGTTCAAGGGCTCGGTCGGCCCGTTCCACACCTGGACGCCGGACGTCTACCAGGGCGCGCCGACCCCGGTCACGGCCTTCATGGCGGCGTGCACGAAGGTCGCCGCGTTCGGCGCCATCCTGCGCGTGCTGTCGGTCGCGTTCTCTTCCACGAGCTGGGAGTGGCGCGGGGTGCTGTGGGCCGTGGCGATCATCTCGATGGTGATCGGCGCGATCCTCGGCCTCACGCAGACCGACGTGAAGCGCATGATCGCGTACTCCTCGATTGCCCACGCGGGCTTCCTGCTCGTCGGCGCGATCGCGATGACCGAGGATGGCCTGTCGAGCACGCTGTTCTATCTGCTCGCCTACGGCTTCACCACGCTCGCCGCGTTCGGCGTGATCAGCCTGGTCCGCGACGCCAGCGGTGAGGCCACGCACCTGTCCGCCTGGGCGGGGCTGGCGAAACGCTCGCCGGTGCTGGCCGGGGTGTTCACGTTCCTGCTGCTGGCGTTGGCCGGTATCCCGTTGACCAGTGGGTTCGTGGGCAAGTTCGTGGTGTTCTCCGCGGCCCTGTCCGACGGCATGGCCCCGCTGGTGGTGATCGCGCTGGTGTTCAGCGCGGTGGCCGCGTTCTTCTACCTGCGGGTGATCGTGCTGATGTACTTCTCCGAGCCGGCGGCCGACGGCCCGACCGTCGCCATCCCGGGCGGCTTCACCACGGCGGCCATCACGCTCGGCGTGGTGGTGACGCTGGTGCTCGGCCTGGTTCCCTCGTTCGCGCTGAGCTGGGCGAGCTCGGGTGGGTTCGCGTCGTAA
- the nuoI gene encoding NADH-quinone oxidoreductase subunit NuoI produces the protein MAATDFLNPIKGFGVTFAMMFKKVATEEYPEAGAPAAPRYHGRHQLNRHPDGLEKCVGCELCAWACPADAIFVEGGNNTEEERFSPGERYGADYQINYLRCIGCGLCIEACPTRSLTMINFYELADDDRQRLIYTKEDLLAPLLPGMEQPPHPMRLGDNEQDYYVNGPELAKAQQQEAKQ, from the coding sequence ATGGCGGCAACTGACTTCCTGAATCCCATCAAGGGTTTCGGCGTCACCTTCGCGATGATGTTCAAGAAGGTCGCCACCGAGGAGTACCCGGAGGCCGGTGCCCCGGCCGCGCCGCGGTACCACGGCCGCCACCAGCTCAACCGCCACCCGGACGGGCTCGAGAAGTGCGTCGGCTGCGAGCTGTGCGCCTGGGCCTGCCCGGCCGACGCGATCTTCGTCGAGGGCGGCAACAACACCGAGGAGGAGCGCTTCTCCCCGGGTGAGCGGTACGGCGCGGACTACCAGATCAACTACCTGCGCTGCATCGGCTGCGGGTTGTGCATCGAGGCCTGCCCCACGCGGTCCCTGACGATGATCAACTTCTACGAGCTCGCCGACGACGACCGCCAGCGGCTCATCTACACCAAGGAAGACCTGCTCGCCCCGCTGCTGCCCGGCATGGAGCAGCCGCCGCACCCGATGCGCCTCGGCGACAACGAGCAGGACTACTACGTCAACGGTCCCGAACTGGCCAAGGCGCAGCAGCAGGAGGCCAAGCAATGA
- a CDS encoding NADH-quinone oxidoreductase subunit M: protein MTWLLALILLPLVGSLVLAFLKGNDRAAIATALVVSIVEFLLIIPFWASYSPSGDRIQQATTMDWIPTFGIHISFGTDGISLIMIAVIALLVPIVVGALGLTDKLPAGRSAGGFLSLILLQEAITIGVFAATDVFLFYVLFEIMLIPMYFLIGGYGGANRQYAAVKFFLYSFLGGLIMLASAIGAYSLASDKLGHGTFDWATLVTVVRDAPTGTQIWLFLGFFLAFAIKAPLVPFHTWLPDAASQAPIGVAVLLVGVLDKVGTFGFLRYCLPMFPEASKALAPLVLVLSVIGVIYGSILAAGQSDMKRFIAYVSIAHFGFISLGIFAFNEQAMIGSVSYMLNHSLSTGMLIVVIGLIVMRGGSTRISDYGGMAKVTPLLGGMLLIAGLSALSLPGTNSFVSEFLVLIGSYVDQPVYTIIATVGMVLAAAYVLWLYQRIMQGPVRGDALIGVGGGPGTAMAPELGAKKAIKDLGGREIAILAPMVILIIGLGFYPKPVLDTITPSVQATLSAVQGGK from the coding sequence ATGACTTGGCTCCTGGCGCTCATCCTGCTGCCGCTGGTCGGCTCGCTGGTGCTGGCGTTCCTCAAGGGGAACGACCGGGCCGCGATCGCGACCGCGCTCGTCGTGTCCATTGTGGAGTTCCTGCTGATCATCCCGTTCTGGGCGAGCTACTCGCCCTCGGGAGACCGGATCCAGCAGGCCACCACGATGGACTGGATCCCCACCTTCGGCATCCACATCTCGTTCGGCACCGACGGCATCTCGCTGATCATGATCGCGGTGATCGCCCTGCTCGTGCCGATCGTCGTGGGCGCGCTCGGGCTCACCGACAAGCTCCCGGCCGGCCGCAGCGCCGGCGGGTTCCTGTCGCTGATCCTGCTGCAGGAGGCGATCACGATCGGCGTCTTCGCGGCGACCGATGTGTTCCTCTTCTACGTGCTGTTCGAGATCATGCTGATCCCGATGTACTTCCTGATCGGCGGCTACGGCGGCGCGAACCGGCAGTACGCGGCCGTGAAGTTCTTCCTCTACTCGTTCCTCGGCGGCCTGATCATGCTGGCCTCGGCGATCGGCGCGTACTCGCTGGCGTCGGACAAGCTGGGCCACGGCACGTTCGACTGGGCCACGCTGGTCACGGTCGTGCGCGACGCGCCGACGGGCACGCAGATCTGGCTGTTCCTCGGCTTCTTCCTCGCGTTCGCGATCAAGGCGCCACTGGTGCCGTTCCACACCTGGCTACCGGACGCCGCGAGCCAGGCCCCGATCGGCGTCGCGGTGCTGCTGGTGGGTGTGCTGGACAAGGTCGGCACGTTCGGCTTCCTGCGCTACTGCCTGCCGATGTTCCCCGAGGCGAGCAAGGCGCTGGCACCACTGGTGCTGGTGCTCTCGGTGATCGGCGTGATCTACGGGTCGATCCTCGCGGCCGGGCAGAGCGACATGAAGCGGTTCATTGCCTACGTCTCGATCGCCCACTTCGGGTTCATCTCGCTGGGCATCTTCGCCTTCAACGAGCAGGCGATGATCGGCTCGGTGTCGTACATGCTGAACCACAGCCTCTCGACCGGGATGCTGATCGTGGTCATCGGCCTGATCGTGATGCGCGGCGGGTCCACCCGGATCTCCGACTACGGCGGCATGGCGAAGGTGACCCCGCTGCTCGGCGGGATGCTGCTGATCGCCGGTCTGTCCGCGCTGTCGCTGCCGGGCACCAACTCGTTCGTGAGCGAGTTCCTGGTGCTCATCGGGTCCTATGTGGACCAGCCGGTGTACACGATCATCGCGACGGTCGGCATGGTGCTCGCCGCGGCCTACGTGCTGTGGCTCTACCAGCGGATCATGCAGGGCCCGGTGCGCGGTGACGCGCTCATCGGCGTGGGCGGTGGCCCGGGCACGGCGATGGCGCCGGAGCTCGGGGCCAAGAAGGCCATCAAGGACCTCGGCGGGCGGGAGATCGCGATCCTGGCCCCGATGGTCATCCTGATCATCGGACTGGGTTTCTACCCCAAGCCGGTGCTCGACACGATCACCCCGTCGGTGCAGGCGACGCTGTCTGCCGTGCAGGGAGGCAAGTAA
- a CDS encoding AAA family ATPase: MHIERVRITDVLGFRGARTVDLKLPGPGWTVLAGRNGSGKTTFLRALAQALVQPPFAESLVAEGSSIDVEVVGERPAFCAGYGPFRRLAGARPRRSR; the protein is encoded by the coding sequence ATGCACATCGAGCGGGTGCGGATCACGGACGTCCTGGGGTTCCGTGGTGCCCGCACGGTGGACCTGAAGCTGCCGGGGCCGGGCTGGACCGTGCTGGCCGGCCGCAACGGGTCGGGCAAGACGACCTTCCTGCGGGCGCTGGCGCAGGCCCTCGTGCAGCCGCCGTTCGCCGAGAGCCTGGTCGCCGAGGGCAGCTCCATCGACGTCGAGGTGGTGGGCGAGAGGCCCGCGTTCTGCGCCGGCTACGGGCCGTTCCGGCGGCTGGCCGGGGCGCGCCCGAGGCGCAGTCGCTGA